ATGGCAAGGATTTTATTGGAGAGACAAAGCGTGGCAGAGTGATTGCCGTCACTGGGGATACCAAGCCGTGTGAGGCGGTTGTGAGCTTGGCTGAAAACGCTGATGTCCTTGTCCATGAGGCGACCTTTGCAAAAGAAGAAGCTCGTCATGCGAGTGAATTTAATCATTCCACGACGGTAGATGCTGCACGAGCAGCGAAGGAAGCGAATGCTCACACGCTCATACTAACTCACATTAGCTCAAGGTATCAAGAGGACGCATGGAATCTTATTAATGAGGCAAAGCAATTATTTTCAAATAGTTATTTAGCAGAAGATCTCTGGGTATATTGTTTGCGAGCAAAGCATAAAAACGAGATGAATGAGCCAAATTAATACCATTCATACCTCAATATGAAAAAAAGCGAGGAGGAATTGGTATGGCAACTCACGAGCAAATAGAATTTTATTTAGAAAAAGTGAATCAAACGATTAGTCATGCTGAAGAGCAGCTACAGCAAGCGAAACAAGTGCAACCGGGTGACCCTGTTGATTATGCGGAGGCACAGGGGCAACTGACAAAAGTGGATGAAGAATTGGAACAGATCTTACGTAGTGCGACACCCGAACAACGAGAACAACTCGAGCGAGCCCAACAGCGGCTTCGTCAAACACAAAATCATATGATTTTACGGATGTAGATAGAAAAAGTAAAGGCGAAATCGCCTTTACTTTTTCTCATTTATCCGTCTTTTTAATTGATTTTTTTAATACGTGTAAGCAGACCCAATGATAATTAGTAAAATGAACAATACAACAATTAACGCAAAGCCTCCACCGTAATAATGTGCCATGTGGAAAACCTCCTTAACCCAAGATCATTTTACACTACTACTGTATGCCTGATAGTTAGGGATGATTGGGCAGTTGTCCTACTTATAAAAAATTAAAGTCAAAAGATTATAATGATGTAATGTTCCTGCTTTAGTTTTTTTAGGCCGTTCGCTTGTTTGTCTAGCGAATTTTAGTAAAATGAAGAAAGGACGACAAAGCTTGAAGGCAGGAGTGTATCGATGAATATCTTAACAGTAGAACAACTTACAAAATCGTTTGGAGATAAAGTTTTATTCGATCAGTTATCGTTGACAGTTGCTGAACAACAAAGGATCGGTTTAATTGGCATAAATGGAACAGGGAAGTCGACGTTATTAAAAGTGATTGCTGGCATCGAAACAGCAGATGCTGGTGTCATAGATCATCCAAGACAGTTTCATATCGAATACTTGCCACAGAATCCAGAGTTTCGGGAAGATTCAACCGTTTTAGAGGAAGTGTTTTTTGGTGACACACCACTAATGACATTATTTAGGACGTATGAACAAGCATTAGCTGAACTCGAAGACGATCCTACAAGTGAAGCGAAACAGAACACCTTGTTTTCGTTGCAACAAAAGATGGATGCACAGCAAGCATGGGATGCTAATACAAGTGCAAAGATAATTTTGACAAAGCTAGGTATTGAGGATTTTTCAAAGCGTGTGTACGATCTTTCAGGTGGACAAAAAAAGCGAGTAGCGATTGCGAAAGCGTTAATCCAGCAAGCCGATTTGTTAATTTTAGATGAGCCGACAAACCATTTGGATAATCAAACCATTGAGTGGTTAGAGGACTATTTATCAACCTATAAAGGCTCCTTATTAACGGTGACCCATGATCGTTACTTTTTGAATCGTGTTGCGAACCGGATCATCGAGTTAGACCAAGGACGCCTCTATAGTTATGAAGGGAATTATCAAGTCTTTTTGGAGAAAAAAGCTGAACGCGAAGCGCGTGAAGCCTCAATGGAACAAAAACGGCAAAATTTACTTCGAAAAGAAATTGCTTGGTTAAAACGAGGCGCAAAGGCGCGAACAACAAAACAAAAAGCAAGAATTCAGAGAGTTGAACAACTGAAAGCAGAAGAAGGGCCACGTCAGTCAGAGCAAGTCGATGTAGCCATCGGTTCACAGCGATTAGGTAAAAAAGTGATAGAGATCAACGAGGTTGAAAAAGCGATTGACGGTCGTACTTTGATTGATCAGTTCAGTTATTTAGTCTTACCGAATGATCGGATCGGTATTATTGGACCGAATGGAAGTGGGAAAACAACCTTGCTAAATATGATTGCAGGGAAAGTCAAACCCGATTCTGGAGAGATCGATATTGGGCCGACGGTGAAAATTGGGTATTATACGCAGGAGAGCCAAGAACTTGATGAGAACCTACGTGTGATTGAATACATTAAAGAAGTAGCAGAAGTCATTTATACGAAAGACGGGCAAGCGATCACCGCCGCGCAAATGTTAGAGCGTTTTCTGTTTTCAAGACATGCACAATGGACGAAGATTTCCAAGCTTTCTGGTGGTGAGAAGCGAAGGCTTTATTTACTACGAATCTTGATGTCTGAACCGAATGTGTTGTTTCTTGATGAACCGACCAATGACCTTGATACCGAAACGTTATCGGTCTTAGAAGATTACCTCGAACAGTTCCCTGGTGCGGTTATAACGGTTTCACATGACCGTTATTTCTTAGATCGTTCAGTGGATCACTTATTTGCTTTTGAAGGGAATGGATCGATTCGTCATTTTTATGGAAGTTATTCCGACTATATTGAAGAAAAGAAGCAACAAGAAAAAGAAGCGAGTGCTCAGAAGAAAGTAAGTAGCGAACACGAAAAGGTCCGTGTGAAAGAGACACGTCAGAAAAAACTGTCTTACAAGCAGAAGCGCGAGTGGGAGGATATTCAACAGCAAATCGAACTGTTAGAGCAGCGCAGTGAGGAATTAAAGGCTGAAATTGAAAACGTAGGAAGTGACTTTGAAAAAGCCAATGGACTATATGAAGAACAACAGAAGGTAGATGATGAATTAGAACAAGCGATTGAACGTTGGGCAGAGCTATCTGAACTAATAGAAAAGCTTGAGCAGAACGAGTCCGTGTAAACGATCGATGCGCTTACATGGATGGTCAACGTATTCGCGAAACGATCGTGAGAGACATGAACCTACAACTCTATTGTAGTTGGATCAAAGCGAATCATCTCTATTGAGAGATGATAGTTCTGTTGTCAACGTCAGCAAAAACTCCTGTAGATAAGCAGGAGTTTTTGTTGTTTTATGGAATTAAATATACGTATAGACGAACAATGAATGAGTGAGGAAGGAGTAATAGGCATATGAAAACGGAGCTCAATCCACCAGAACGAACGTTGATGGGACCAGGACCAAGTGATGTCCATCCGCGAGTGTTGCGTGCGATGACAACACCGCTATTGGGGCATTTAGATCCTGCTTTTCTAACCTTGATGAATGAAACAATGGAATTATTACGAGAGGTATATCAAACGAATCATCAAGTGACGATCCCGATGTCAGGAACAGGTAGTGCAGGTATGGAAACGATATTTGTTAATTTAGTTGAACCAGGCGACACCGTCATTGTCGGAGTCAATGGGTTATTTGGAACTCGGATGGTTGATGTTGCCGAGCGGTGCGGGGCAACCGTTGTCTCTGTATCCGCAGATTGGGGTGATACTATAGAACCAGCTGCGATTGAAAAGGCTTTAGAGGAACATCCTCAAGCAAAGCTGGTCGCTGTCGTTCATGCAGAAACATCAACAGGGGTAAGGCAACCATTGCAGCAAATTAGTGAGATTGTTCACCGCCATAACAGTTTATTTGTCTGTGACATGGTCACTTCTCTAGGTGGAATCCCGACAGACATCGATAAACTGCAAATTGATGCTGCTTATAGTGGAACACAAAAATGTTTAAGTGCTCCTCCTGGATTGGCGCCTGTGACGTTAAGTGAGCAAGCTGTTGATGTGATTAGGAATCGCAAGACGAAGGTACAAAGCTGGTACCTTGATCTTTCTATGATTCAAAACTATTGGAGTGATGAACGCTCGTATCATCATACGGCACCAATTACGATGATTTATGCCCTTAGAGAATCATTACGATTGATTACGGAAGAAGGTGTAGATCAAGTATTTGATCGTCATAAGCGTAATGGATTAGCCCTTCATGACGGACTTGAAGCAATGGGATTAGAATTACTCGTCGATAAGGAGTATCGTCTCTATCAATTAACCTCTGTTTGCATTCCGGAAGGGGTTAATGATACACAAGTCAGAAAGGATTTATTAGACGATTATGGACTCGAGATTGGTGGTGGATTAGGAGAATTAAAAGGGAAGGTTTGGAGAATTGGGTTAATGGGCTATAATGCAAACCCTAACAAAGTCACCTTAGTGCTCACGGCACTGGGATCAGCGTTACGAAAACAAGGTGTAGACGTGAACGTGGCGGCCGGGATCGAAGCGGCTGACCGTGCATTTGAACAGCCAGTTGCAAAGTGATAGACTTTTTTTAACCTACTAGTCATCGTACTGGTAGGTTTTTTATCGTAATAAAATTTTAGTTGATCAATTATCCTTGGAGGAGATATGAAAGAATTACAACAAGCTGAAGTCAATGAGAAAATGGCGAACAACTTTAGTGTTTTTTATTTTTATACTCCGTTATGCGGTACGTGTAAAATGGCAACGAAAATGATTACTGTCGTAGAGCAACTGATACATGATGTAGGCTTTTTTGCTTGTAACATTAATACAATGCCTGAGATTACGAATCAATTGAAGATTAAGAGTGTCCCTTATCTAGTTTTAATTGATCACGGGGAAGTGATTGCTGACGTGTATGCGTTTAAGTCAGTAGGTGACATCTATCAATTGATAAAATCTCATGTTTAAACGTCATTTGTAGCGGAAAAAGAAAAATAACCGTAACGTTAAAAGGGGGATGACAATGAGAAACAAGATTTCGAAAAAAGAGAGCTACGCCTGGGAACAGTTTGCTAAACGAGCTGCGATTCCAGTGACGGATGAACAAGCGCGAATGAACGATGAAGGTTCAATGTTCCCGGTTCATTTCTATAATCGCTATTGCCAACAAGGGTAGGAAGATGAGCGAATGAAGTCGTGACTGGCAAGCGGGGGAGGGGAGGGGACTCTTGATTTGCTTTTTCAGTCGTTCCTATAGTATGCTTTTCTAAATAAAGGTAATGAGGAGGAACGTTTAATGTCAATGCATTATGAAGATTATATGAAACAAATCGTTCAGCCGATGCGTGAGGAATTAACGCAAGCGGGTGTGAAGGAATTAACAACTGAAGCTGACGTGGAAGCGTTTATGAATGAAGTGACAGGAACAACACTAGTTGTTGTTAATTCTGTGTGTGGGTGTGCTGCAGGCCTTGCTCGACCGGCAGCAGTGTCTTCACTTAATCATGAAGTGACACCAGACCAAATCGTAACAGTTTTTGCTGGACAAGATAAAGAGGCAACTGCCAAGATGCGTACCTACTTTGAGGGTTATCCACCATCTTCCCCATCAATGGCCTTATTAAAAGGGAAAGAGGTTGTTCACTTTATTCCTCGTGAAGAGATTGAAGATCGCTCGTTAGAGGAAATTCTTGAAAACATAACAACAAGTTATGACAAGTATTGCAAGTAATTTTTGATTAAGGCCGATTTATACTGGTAACGAAGAGGAGAAGATTGTCATGCAGGCACCACCTTTTACATTGCGAGAATACCACACGGATACGTACAAATCGCTCTCAGATTATAAAGGTCAGGCTGTGATGGTGACTTTTTGGGCTTCTTGGTGTCCGGACTCAATTAGAGATTTAGCACAAAAGGCACAATTCTATCAATCAATGCAAACGGACAAGCTTGCTTTTTTAACGATTAATGTGACCGGTCGTGAAGGGCACGATGAAGATGGAGCAACGTTTATCAAGGAGCACAACTATACGTTCCCTGTTTTGTTTGATGAAGGAACAAAGGTTTATGACAGGTACCGGTGCATGGGGGTACCGACGACTGTGTTAATCAATGAACAGCAAGAGATTGTTGCAACTTATAATGATCGTGCCGCGTTTATCGATATCATCAAAGGTGTTGGTAAACTGATTGAATAAGAAGGGATCAGCGCTAGCAGATGCTGGCGCTGATCTTTTTGATTGTAGGGTGTGTGAAAGCGAATCAATTTTGCAGTTAAATCAAGCTTTGGGAATGGTTAGTTAAAATGGACTTTTAGCGTTTTTAACGACATCAATCAGAGCATCAGCATTTGGAAAATTGTAATCGCTGTATTGTCGAATGACTTTGTCTACATCGTATGGAACACGTTCAATTGTTACTTTGAATCGCTCGTCTACGACTTCTACAATGGCATATGATGCCTGTGGAAGTCCGTCGAATGGAAGGCCGACACTGCCTAGATTAGCATAGCATTTACCGTTAAAATAACGTACATATGGTAAATGAATATGTGCGTAAATGTATAGATCATGACTGCTGTTATTTATTAACTTTTCTTGTAATTGATCGGGTGGCGTATCTGGCAAGACAACATCAAAAAGACTGTTCGGTGTTGCGTGGAACGCATGGAGGCTTCGATTACTTGTTAATGGTAACTCTAACTCGGTAGGGAGTGAAGCTAAGTAATTGATGTCATCTTGATCGAGATGAGAAACTGTCCAGTCGCGCTCAGCATTCATCATTGTTAACGCTTTATCTGGGACTTCACCTTCCTTGACACCGCGAACAACCCACTCATCTGCATTTCCTTTTATTACTTTTGTCTCTAGGGACCTAATTAATTGCAGGGATCGCTTCGGTTCGGGTCCACGATAACAAAGATCTCCTAAAACAATAATCTCATCAACGTTTTGCCTTCTGATGTCCGCAAGTACAGATTCTAGGGCAATAGCATTTCCGTGGATATCAGAAATAAATGCCAATTTCATGTTATCATCACTCCTTCAATTTTTCTTAATGGACATAAGTATATCAACTTCAATTAGTAGAAGTACAGAATCACCTATGATAAAATCATTAACACAGTACAAATATTGGTAAACAGCGAATGGATCGCTTCCTTTGAAAGGAGAATAACGATGGAAATTAAATCAATTGAGCCTACACCAAGCCCGAATACAATGAAGTTAACGCTAGATGAACATTTACCGCAAGGGAGTAGCAATAACTATACCGCAAAGAATATTTCAGAGGCGCCGAGCTATATTAAGGAGCTCTTTGAGATTGAAGGTGTTAAAGGGATTTACCATGTGGCAGATTTTTTAGCGATTGAGCGTCATCCAAAAGTGGATTGGAAAGTGATTTTACCTCAAGTGCGAGAAGTATTCGGAGAGGCTAGTGATGAGGAAACCAACCAAGAGGTCAATCAGGCCTCAACCGAAGACGGGTTTGGGGAAGTTCACGTCTTTTTACAGATGTTTAAAGGAATTCCGATGCAAATTAAATTAACAACGGCTGACCAAGAAGTTCGCGAAGGCTTGCCGGAACGGTTTTCAAAAGCTTCGTTTCGAGTTCAAGAAACGGCAGATAATCTAGTGATGGAACGTCAATGGGTAGAGCAAGGTGTTCGATACGGTGATCTTGATGAAGTGGCGAAAGAAGTAGCTGAGGAAGTATCCGCTTCTTATAGTGATGAACGTTTAGAGAGGTTAGTGTCAAAAGCGCTACAACAAGAGAGTGAAACAGATAATACGAATCAACCACGTTATAAAAAAGTGACATTAGGGATGCTTGATGTGCCTGATTGGAAAGAGAGATATGCAGCGCTTGAACAAATGGACCCAACAGAAGAGGACCTTCCCGTGCTAGCGAAAGCGCTTGAGGATGAAAAAGCTTCGATTCGGCGCTTAGCGACAGTATATTTAGGTATGATTGAAAAGCCAGTTGTTTTGACGTACTTATATAAAGCTTTGAAAGATAGTTCAGTAACGGTAAAGAGAACGGCAGGGGATTGCTTATCAGATATTGGTGATAAAGATGCAATCGCACCTATGATTGAAGCACTGAAAGACAATAACAAGCTAGTCCGATGGCGAGCAGCGATGTTTTTATATGAAGTAGGTGACGAATCAGCGATTAATGCCTTAAAGAAAGCGCAACATGACCCAGAATTTGAAGTAGCAATGCAAGCGCAAATGGCTTTAAAGCGAATTGAAGGTGGGGAAGAAGCAAAAGGGTCTGTTTGGAAACAAATGACAGAGCAGCGTTCCAAAACGAATGAACAATAGTCGTTGCAGCAAAAAGGAGGGGAGGAGACTGAGAATCCCTCCCTTTTTTTTCTTGTTTCATTCTATGGTAAAATAAGGACGGAAGTATGGATTGATGATTTACTTATTACTAAGGAGATGAATGAGTGTGACAAAAGAAGAAGTGTTAAACGCCTTAAATGAACAAGGCTTAGAGGATATTATTGAGCTGATCGAGGATGCTGAGGAGGGCTATTTAGAAGAACTTGAGTTAGTAGAATCGTTAGGGTTACTCTATGATCGAGAGTTGAACAAGGAAGTTTTAGAACTTCTAGAAAGCTTAGGAGTCAAGCTTATCTATGTAACAGATGAAGAGTGAAAAGAAGTGTTTTGAGGGGAGGGGATTTGCTTGCGAGCGGAGCCAAGACAGAGAATTTCCAAGCACGCACTCCCGGTGTGGCGTTTCAAAGCCGTAATTGAATCAGTTGTGATTGCGCTCGTGGTCGTTGGATACGGATTTATCTCATACTTTTTACAATTACCTACTAGTTTGTTGGTGTTCATTATCATTGTTTTTGTTTTGGGCAGTCTCATACATATCTTTGTTGTTCCGAATATTCGTTGGAAGCGGTGGCGTTACGATGTGTTAGAAAGTGAGATTGACCTTCAATATGGAATCATCATAGTGAAACGAACATTAATTCCGATGAACCGTGTACAGCATGTAGATACGGAGCATGGCCCCCTACTTCGTAAGTATGGGTTAGCTGCTGTTACTATTTCTACGGCTGCAACGGTTCATCAAATACCAGCGCTCACTCATGAAGTGGCAGATGATTTAAGAGATCGAATTGCGTCTCTTGCTGCGGTGGCTGAAGATGATGAATAACCCGATGAGACGAATGCACCCGGCAG
The genomic region above belongs to Desertibacillus haloalkaliphilus and contains:
- a CDS encoding conserved virulence factor C family protein, whose product is MEIKSIEPTPSPNTMKLTLDEHLPQGSSNNYTAKNISEAPSYIKELFEIEGVKGIYHVADFLAIERHPKVDWKVILPQVREVFGEASDEETNQEVNQASTEDGFGEVHVFLQMFKGIPMQIKLTTADQEVREGLPERFSKASFRVQETADNLVMERQWVEQGVRYGDLDEVAKEVAEEVSASYSDERLERLVSKALQQESETDNTNQPRYKKVTLGMLDVPDWKERYAALEQMDPTEEDLPVLAKALEDEKASIRRLATVYLGMIEKPVVLTYLYKALKDSSVTVKRTAGDCLSDIGDKDAIAPMIEALKDNNKLVRWRAAMFLYEVGDESAINALKKAQHDPEFEVAMQAQMALKRIEGGEEAKGSVWKQMTEQRSKTNEQ
- a CDS encoding ABC-F family ATP-binding cassette domain-containing protein, encoding MNILTVEQLTKSFGDKVLFDQLSLTVAEQQRIGLIGINGTGKSTLLKVIAGIETADAGVIDHPRQFHIEYLPQNPEFREDSTVLEEVFFGDTPLMTLFRTYEQALAELEDDPTSEAKQNTLFSLQQKMDAQQAWDANTSAKIILTKLGIEDFSKRVYDLSGGQKKRVAIAKALIQQADLLILDEPTNHLDNQTIEWLEDYLSTYKGSLLTVTHDRYFLNRVANRIIELDQGRLYSYEGNYQVFLEKKAEREAREASMEQKRQNLLRKEIAWLKRGAKARTTKQKARIQRVEQLKAEEGPRQSEQVDVAIGSQRLGKKVIEINEVEKAIDGRTLIDQFSYLVLPNDRIGIIGPNGSGKTTLLNMIAGKVKPDSGEIDIGPTVKIGYYTQESQELDENLRVIEYIKEVAEVIYTKDGQAITAAQMLERFLFSRHAQWTKISKLSGGEKRRLYLLRILMSEPNVLFLDEPTNDLDTETLSVLEDYLEQFPGAVITVSHDRYFLDRSVDHLFAFEGNGSIRHFYGSYSDYIEEKKQQEKEASAQKKVSSEHEKVRVKETRQKKLSYKQKREWEDIQQQIELLEQRSEELKAEIENVGSDFEKANGLYEEQQKVDDELEQAIERWAELSELIEKLEQNESV
- a CDS encoding thioredoxin family protein, whose product is MKELQQAEVNEKMANNFSVFYFYTPLCGTCKMATKMITVVEQLIHDVGFFACNINTMPEITNQLKIKSVPYLVLIDHGEVIADVYAFKSVGDIYQLIKSHV
- a CDS encoding BrxA/BrxB family bacilliredoxin: MSMHYEDYMKQIVQPMREELTQAGVKELTTEADVEAFMNEVTGTTLVVVNSVCGCAAGLARPAAVSSLNHEVTPDQIVTVFAGQDKEATAKMRTYFEGYPPSSPSMALLKGKEVVHFIPREEIEDRSLEEILENITTSYDKYCK
- a CDS encoding metallophosphoesterase family protein; this encodes MKLAFISDIHGNAIALESVLADIRRQNVDEIIVLGDLCYRGPEPKRSLQLIRSLETKVIKGNADEWVVRGVKEGEVPDKALTMMNAERDWTVSHLDQDDINYLASLPTELELPLTSNRSLHAFHATPNSLFDVVLPDTPPDQLQEKLINNSSHDLYIYAHIHLPYVRYFNGKCYANLGSVGLPFDGLPQASYAIVEVVDERFKVTIERVPYDVDKVIRQYSDYNFPNADALIDVVKNAKSPF
- a CDS encoding TlpA disulfide reductase family protein — protein: MQAPPFTLREYHTDTYKSLSDYKGQAVMVTFWASWCPDSIRDLAQKAQFYQSMQTDKLAFLTINVTGREGHDEDGATFIKEHNYTFPVLFDEGTKVYDRYRCMGVPTTVLINEQQEIVATYNDRAAFIDIIKGVGKLIE
- a CDS encoding YjcZ family sporulation protein, with protein sequence MAHYYGGGFALIVVLFILLIIIGSAYTY
- a CDS encoding pyridoxal-phosphate-dependent aminotransferase family protein gives rise to the protein MKTELNPPERTLMGPGPSDVHPRVLRAMTTPLLGHLDPAFLTLMNETMELLREVYQTNHQVTIPMSGTGSAGMETIFVNLVEPGDTVIVGVNGLFGTRMVDVAERCGATVVSVSADWGDTIEPAAIEKALEEHPQAKLVAVVHAETSTGVRQPLQQISEIVHRHNSLFVCDMVTSLGGIPTDIDKLQIDAAYSGTQKCLSAPPGLAPVTLSEQAVDVIRNRKTKVQSWYLDLSMIQNYWSDERSYHHTAPITMIYALRESLRLITEEGVDQVFDRHKRNGLALHDGLEAMGLELLVDKEYRLYQLTSVCIPEGVNDTQVRKDLLDDYGLEIGGGLGELKGKVWRIGLMGYNANPNKVTLVLTALGSALRKQGVDVNVAAGIEAADRAFEQPVAK
- a CDS encoding PH domain-containing protein is translated as MRAEPRQRISKHALPVWRFKAVIESVVIALVVVGYGFISYFLQLPTSLLVFIIIVFVLGSLIHIFVVPNIRWKRWRYDVLESEIDLQYGIIIVKRTLIPMNRVQHVDTEHGPLLRKYGLAAVTISTAATVHQIPALTHEVADDLRDRIASLAAVAEDDE
- a CDS encoding DUF2524 family protein; translation: MATHEQIEFYLEKVNQTISHAEEQLQQAKQVQPGDPVDYAEAQGQLTKVDEELEQILRSATPEQREQLERAQQRLRQTQNHMILRM